The following are from one region of the Paenibacillus protaetiae genome:
- a CDS encoding AAA family ATPase, with protein sequence MRPLKLTMTAFGPYRDTETVDFSELGGQRLFVISGNTGAGKTSIFDAICFALYGSASGEDRAEPRMLRSHFADDDTHTSVDFEFAVGTRSFRIFRQLPHRKGNNKSETGGKAELYELTSGQEIPAVDRFMINDVNAKLETIIGLTKDQFSQIVMLPQGEFRKLLTSDTDNKEEILRRIFRTELYQRLEGRFQKKSRDLNDSLKEAKLRADMVMQQAQDSLPVREGSGLHRTFAQEVYNASQVAEGLEQEEAYYKAEAGKAEARKAELAEALNGQEKRLREAETLNARFAELARERARLAELERQGADYDSGEQRLRLAERAALLVPYAEQARRSAGDEAAKRAASADRRRHAEQAAQRLEQAMDRFREEEQRETERADAERKLQKLAELAPAVASIGELRRDAERLAREEQALAAQLREAESGLAATREQRQQTVARVRLIEEAVALLPDKREQMRELEQLGKQVSELLKLEQALAAYEAMEAERAAGLGKLRAEHDKLELAWIEGQAGLLAAHLHDGEACPVCGSMEHPAKAAVSERLPSREELQEAKAKLAHVESELQAAKSQAAVARETWHRGAEELTRFGVAADDLTARQAQLRQQYKQLRDETAVMQQQQAELQQLKEAAARLEQQQDRQQLVKDQLQLSCQQAAVERSSKQLLLEKELERIPEAYRSPERVHAALAEARRHAEALAAAWKQAQEQRQAAQVAAAESAAYAAQAEQQLAEAETAAREAAERLQAELAAAGFADAAAFEGAVMEPAAREALRKRIQDYRASVKAAAERAAALERELAGLEPADTGKLQAELAEAKQSLEAAAEELQQAVRFGQEAARLCGALQGAQKRVKELEGQLEQVLDLFQMLKGDNAIKMSFERYILTEYLEQILHAANIRLRELSNGQFMLLRSDRLETRGKQSGLGLDVYDAYTGQNRDVKSLSGGEKFGASLSLALGMTDVIQAAQGGVSIEMMLIDEGFGSLDEEALNKAITALVDLQRSGRMIGVISHVQELKQAFPACLEVRKTKEGHSRTAFVLK encoded by the coding sequence GTGAGACCGTTAAAGCTGACCATGACAGCATTCGGGCCGTACCGGGATACGGAGACGGTTGATTTCAGCGAGCTGGGCGGGCAGCGCCTGTTTGTCATTTCAGGCAATACCGGCGCAGGCAAAACATCCATTTTTGATGCGATCTGCTTTGCTTTGTACGGCTCGGCAAGCGGCGAGGACCGCGCAGAGCCGCGGATGCTGCGGAGCCATTTTGCCGATGACGATACCCATACGTCGGTTGATTTCGAGTTTGCGGTCGGTACGCGGTCGTTTCGTATTTTCCGCCAGCTGCCGCACCGCAAAGGGAACAACAAAAGCGAAACCGGCGGCAAAGCCGAACTGTACGAGCTGACCTCCGGGCAGGAAATTCCGGCCGTCGACCGGTTTATGATCAACGATGTCAATGCCAAGCTGGAGACTATTATCGGGCTGACGAAAGACCAATTCAGCCAAATTGTCATGCTGCCGCAAGGCGAGTTCCGGAAGCTGCTTACATCGGACACGGACAATAAGGAAGAAATATTAAGGCGGATTTTCCGCACGGAGCTGTATCAGAGGCTGGAAGGGCGCTTCCAGAAAAAAAGCCGCGATTTAAACGATTCGCTGAAGGAAGCAAAGCTGCGGGCTGATATGGTGATGCAACAAGCGCAGGACAGCTTGCCGGTACGAGAAGGCAGCGGGCTGCACCGGACGTTTGCGCAGGAGGTTTACAATGCGTCGCAGGTTGCAGAAGGGCTGGAACAGGAAGAAGCTTATTATAAAGCGGAAGCGGGCAAAGCCGAAGCGCGCAAGGCGGAGCTTGCCGAAGCGCTGAACGGGCAAGAAAAGCGGCTGCGCGAAGCGGAGACGCTTAACGCCAGATTCGCCGAACTCGCCCGCGAGAGGGCAAGGCTTGCCGAACTGGAGCGGCAAGGCGCCGATTACGACAGCGGCGAGCAGCGGCTCCGGCTGGCGGAGCGGGCAGCTCTGCTTGTGCCATATGCCGAGCAGGCGCGCCGGTCCGCAGGCGACGAGGCCGCCAAGCGTGCGGCCAGCGCGGATCGCCGCCGCCATGCGGAGCAAGCGGCGCAGCGGCTGGAGCAGGCCATGGATCGGTTCCGCGAAGAAGAGCAGCGCGAGACGGAACGTGCGGATGCGGAACGGAAGCTGCAGAAGCTTGCCGAACTTGCGCCTGCGGTTGCTTCCATCGGCGAGCTGCGCCGCGATGCGGAGCGGCTTGCCCGCGAGGAGCAGGCGCTTGCCGCGCAGCTTCGCGAAGCGGAAAGCGGGCTTGCTGCGACCCGCGAACAGCGGCAGCAAACGGTGGCGCGCGTACGTCTGATCGAAGAAGCCGTTGCGCTGCTGCCGGACAAGCGGGAGCAGATGCGGGAGCTGGAACAGCTTGGCAAGCAGGTAAGCGAGCTGCTGAAGCTGGAGCAGGCGCTGGCCGCTTACGAGGCGATGGAAGCGGAGCGGGCAGCCGGACTTGGCAAGCTGCGCGCCGAGCATGACAAGCTGGAGCTGGCGTGGATTGAAGGGCAGGCGGGTTTGCTGGCCGCCCATCTGCATGACGGCGAAGCTTGTCCCGTATGCGGCAGTATGGAGCACCCGGCCAAAGCGGCTGTATCGGAGCGGCTGCCTTCACGCGAGGAACTGCAGGAGGCGAAAGCAAAGCTGGCCCATGTGGAAAGCGAGCTGCAGGCCGCCAAATCGCAAGCGGCGGTTGCCCGTGAAACCTGGCATCGCGGAGCGGAGGAGCTGACACGGTTTGGAGTGGCGGCGGATGATCTTACCGCCCGCCAGGCGCAGCTCCGCCAGCAATATAAGCAGCTGCGCGATGAAACGGCGGTTATGCAGCAGCAGCAAGCCGAGCTGCAGCAGCTGAAGGAAGCGGCCGCCCGGCTTGAGCAGCAGCAGGACCGGCAGCAGCTGGTGAAGGACCAGCTGCAGCTGAGCTGCCAGCAGGCGGCGGTCGAGCGAAGCTCGAAGCAGCTGCTGCTGGAGAAAGAGCTGGAGCGGATTCCGGAGGCATACCGCTCGCCGGAGCGTGTGCACGCCGCGCTGGCGGAAGCGCGGCGTCATGCCGAGGCGCTTGCCGCAGCCTGGAAGCAGGCGCAGGAGCAGCGGCAGGCGGCGCAGGTGGCGGCAGCGGAAAGCGCCGCCTATGCTGCGCAAGCGGAGCAGCAGCTTGCGGAAGCGGAAACGGCCGCCCGCGAGGCGGCGGAGCGGCTGCAGGCGGAGCTGGCAGCCGCAGGTTTTGCCGATGCGGCCGCGTTCGAGGGCGCGGTTATGGAGCCGGCTGCGCGCGAAGCGCTGCGCAAACGGATCCAGGACTACCGCGCGTCCGTGAAAGCCGCCGCCGAGCGTGCGGCGGCGCTGGAGCGGGAGCTGGCCGGCCTGGAACCGGCCGATACGGGTAAGCTGCAGGCGGAGCTGGCGGAAGCGAAGCAAAGCCTGGAAGCGGCTGCCGAAGAGCTGCAGCAGGCTGTCCGTTTCGGACAGGAGGCCGCCCGCCTTTGCGGCGCTTTGCAGGGTGCGCAGAAGCGGGTGAAGGAGCTGGAGGGCCAGCTGGAGCAGGTGCTGGACCTGTTCCAAATGCTGAAGGGCGATAACGCCATCAAAATGTCGTTCGAAAGGTATATCCTCACCGAATATTTGGAACAAATTTTACATGCGGCCAATATCCGCCTGCGGGAGCTTTCCAACGGGCAGTTCATGCTGCTGCGCAGCGACCGTCTGGAAACAAGGGGCAAGCAAAGCGGGCTTGGTCTTGATGTATACGACGCGTATACCGGCCAAAACCGGGACGTCAAATCGTTGTCCGGCGGCGAAAAATTCGGCGCCTCGCTTAGCCTTGCGCTTGGCATGACGGATGTGATCCAAGCGGCTCAAGGCGGCGTTTCGATCGAAATGATGTTGATTGACGAAGGATTTGGCTCTTTGGACGAAGAAGCGCTGAATAAAGCGATAACCGCATTGGTGGACTTGCAGCGCAGCGGCAGAATGATTGGCGTTATTTCCCACGTGCAGGAGCTGAAGCAAGCATTCCCGGCATGCCTGGAAGTGCGCAAAACCAAAGAAGGGCACAGCCGCACTGCGTTTGTGCTGAAATAA
- a CDS encoding putative bifunctional diguanylate cyclase/phosphodiesterase: MTKRKRSSFERRMPSRTGRGLTSYMLVAAAAAVWIVVSFMLFSAPAPRWIVAALAVPMAAAAMFRMQLPSRPIRFSKYHTPIVEALLQSETFPIVVLDHNGTVLEANEAAPELFGYSREELLGKPFEPIVDTGSSQQFQSGLQRALAGSVERETVLFIQRTGFPLELQVIYSPIRQASDTIGILLLLHDLSDHKRNLERIRYMAYYDDMTGLPNRTLFHMKLADVLESARQDGTVAGICYLDLDRFKLVNASFGREFGDMLLLHVAERLTRFTADHDRAARLEGDEFAVIFAGMNSEEELQEHAQTILKAIEEPFELKGFPIQITASMGISTNRLPEDDSYSLLKKADIALIKVKENGKNDCLFYSEDWSNSSMARLTLQHEMYRAIQRKEFVLMYQPQYDLATGAIIGAEALVRWNHPERGIVSPSEFISLAEESGMIVQIGDWVLEEACRQNKEWQDSGLPPIPISVNLSLRQFMQRDLAARIAAILDHTGLEPKYLDLEITESMTMDLAHVARCLVELTNLGVGISVDDFGTGYSSFHYLKNFPIDRLKIDRSFVRDIQQDPSDAEIVAAIIAMAHSLDIQVIAEGVETEAQMAFLKHHNCDEMQGYYWSPPVSSRNIEQLLSA; this comes from the coding sequence GTGACGAAACGGAAGAGAAGTTCGTTTGAAAGACGAATGCCGTCCCGGACCGGCCGCGGTTTGACAAGTTATATGCTTGTTGCCGCAGCGGCAGCGGTATGGATCGTTGTTTCATTTATGTTATTTTCCGCTCCGGCACCTCGTTGGATCGTTGCGGCATTAGCGGTTCCAATGGCGGCAGCGGCTATGTTTCGCATGCAACTGCCTTCTAGGCCTATACGCTTCAGCAAATACCATACGCCTATCGTGGAGGCGCTGCTTCAATCTGAGACTTTTCCGATCGTTGTGCTGGATCATAACGGTACCGTCCTGGAAGCGAATGAAGCGGCACCTGAATTGTTTGGCTACTCTCGCGAGGAACTGCTCGGAAAGCCTTTTGAGCCGATTGTAGATACGGGAAGCAGCCAGCAATTTCAATCCGGTCTGCAGCGGGCGCTTGCCGGATCCGTCGAGCGGGAAACGGTTCTGTTCATTCAGCGGACAGGGTTTCCGCTGGAGCTTCAAGTGATCTACTCGCCGATACGGCAGGCATCGGATACGATCGGTATTTTGTTGCTGCTGCATGATTTAAGCGACCATAAGCGCAATTTGGAACGGATACGATACATGGCTTATTACGATGATATGACAGGACTCCCGAACCGCACCTTGTTTCATATGAAGCTTGCGGATGTGCTGGAGTCGGCAAGGCAGGACGGAACGGTTGCAGGCATCTGCTATTTGGATTTGGACCGCTTTAAGCTGGTGAATGCTTCGTTTGGGCGCGAATTCGGCGATATGCTGCTGCTTCATGTGGCGGAGCGCTTAACCCGCTTTACGGCTGATCATGACCGGGCAGCCCGGCTTGAAGGCGATGAATTCGCCGTTATTTTTGCCGGCATGAATTCCGAAGAAGAGCTTCAGGAGCATGCCCAGACGATATTGAAGGCGATTGAGGAGCCGTTTGAGCTGAAAGGGTTCCCGATTCAAATTACTGCGAGCATGGGGATCTCCACGAACCGGCTGCCTGAGGATGACAGCTACTCGCTGCTGAAGAAAGCGGATATTGCCTTGATCAAAGTGAAAGAAAACGGTAAAAACGACTGTCTGTTTTATTCCGAAGACTGGAGCAACTCCTCGATGGCCCGCCTTACGCTGCAGCATGAGATGTACCGGGCGATTCAGCGCAAAGAATTTGTTCTCATGTACCAGCCGCAATACGATCTTGCGACCGGTGCCATTATAGGTGCCGAGGCGCTTGTCCGCTGGAACCATCCGGAGAGAGGGATCGTTTCGCCAAGCGAATTCATTTCGTTAGCGGAAGAAAGCGGCATGATCGTGCAAATTGGAGACTGGGTGCTGGAAGAAGCTTGCCGTCAAAATAAAGAATGGCAGGACAGCGGACTTCCGCCGATTCCGATTTCTGTTAATTTATCGCTGCGCCAGTTCATGCAGCGCGATTTGGCGGCAAGAATTGCAGCGATTTTAGATCATACCGGACTTGAACCTAAATATTTGGATCTCGAAATAACCGAGTCGATGACGATGGATTTGGCGCATGTGGCCCGGTGCCTTGTCGAGCTGACGAACTTGGGCGTAGGCATTAGCGTCGATGATTTTGGAACAGGGTACAGCTCGTTTCATTATTTAAAAAATTTCCCCATCGACCGCCTCAAAATCGACCGCTCGTTTGTCCGTGATATTCAGCAGGACCCGAGTGACGCGGAGATTGTTGCTGCAATCATTGCTATGGCCCACAGCCTTGATATTCAGGTCATCGCCGAAGGCGTTGAGACCGAAGCGCAAATGGCATTTCTTAAGCATCATAACTGTGATGAGATGCAAGGCTATTACTGGAGCCCGCCCGTTTCCAGCCGCAATATTGAGCAGCTGCTAAGCGCTTAA
- a CDS encoding YunC family protein — protein sequence MMRMVPVALDNGAVVVGTEVKLPKTTLVVLSTDKGYIMCGALDVGLLNERLKDRGIIAGRAVGVRTLEELLEAPLESVTYRAESLGITVGMKGSEALKRML from the coding sequence ATGATGCGTATGGTTCCGGTTGCATTGGATAATGGGGCTGTCGTAGTAGGGACAGAGGTGAAATTGCCCAAAACGACGTTAGTTGTTCTATCAACGGACAAAGGCTACATTATGTGCGGCGCCTTGGACGTCGGGCTGCTGAACGAGCGGCTTAAAGACCGCGGCATAATTGCCGGGAGGGCGGTTGGCGTCCGTACTTTGGAGGAATTGCTGGAAGCCCCTTTGGAATCGGTGACGTATAGGGCGGAATCGCTTGGCATTACGGTCGGCATGAAAGGTTCAGAAGCGTTAAAGCGGATGCTGTGA
- a CDS encoding DUF423 domain-containing protein — MMSSKYFAIGAIGAALGVAIGAFGAHGLDGKITQHYIDIYETGVRYHMYHCIGIMLIALLAGRIGESKLLRAGANLLIAGVVIFSGSLYALALSSVDVLGAITPIGGVAFIAGWICVAAAAWRAKGNRAS, encoded by the coding sequence ATGATGTCATCCAAATATTTTGCAATCGGAGCTATCGGGGCGGCGCTTGGCGTTGCAATTGGCGCCTTTGGCGCGCACGGGCTGGACGGAAAAATTACGCAGCATTACATCGACATTTATGAAACAGGCGTCCGTTACCATATGTACCACTGCATCGGCATTATGCTGATTGCGCTGCTGGCCGGACGGATCGGGGAGTCCAAGCTGCTTCGCGCCGGCGCAAACCTGCTCATAGCGGGCGTTGTCATCTTCAGCGGCAGCCTGTACGCGCTTGCGCTCAGCTCGGTTGATGTGCTGGGCGCCATTACGCCGATCGGCGGCGTTGCTTTTATCGCCGGCTGGATTTGCGTCGCAGCTGCGGCTTGGCGCGCAAAAGGGAATCGTGCTTCATAG